A DNA window from Paralichthys olivaceus isolate ysfri-2021 chromosome 11, ASM2471397v2, whole genome shotgun sequence contains the following coding sequences:
- the LOC138412029 gene encoding lebercilin-like protein isoform X1 has translation MALSIPVSVFFVFFVIVIVLLLLTLVDGGNASQHWLPPANKPNKEEELCHHSETMDVKEKELKKPASALKSHCGIDAASSKALEKQKGSKLSGKNKGTKTQGTAHSGVQMLPRNKPQQVSNTETRSKNQLRINKLLKWEANLKQQLIEVRKENRQLQTRHNRETVQLQRILEVETNYAETITKCKSEVHALQTLIHNASACRNRNAAKLKPMEAKLVEIDNTLKEMKQVSKDHDLEEREQLTRKLAKVTIDLEQKDKKIEQLERHIQLSQAWYNRQLASLNRS, from the exons ATGGCCCTTTCTAtacctgtgtctgtgttctttgtcttttttgttattgttattgtccTATTATTATTGACACTAGTAGATGGCGGTAATGCATCTCAACATTGGTTGCCTCCTGCCAATAAACCGAATAAAGAAGAAGAGCTTTGTCAT CACAGTGAAACCATGGATGTGAAAGAAAAGGAACTTAAGAAGCCTGCATCTGCTCTCAAGAGTCATTGTGGCATTGACGCTGCAAGCTCCAAGGCATTGGAAAAGCAGAAAGGATCAAAACTATCTGGAAAGAACAAAG GTACAAAAACCCAAGGAACTGCTCACAGCGGAGTCCAGATGTTGCCTCGGAACAAGCCCCAGCAGGTTTCAAACACAGAGACTCGGTCTAAAAACCAGCTTCGCATCAACAAGCTGCTAAAGTGGGAGGCGAATCTAAAGCAGCAGCTGATTGAGGTCCGGAAGGAGAACAGACAGCTGCAGACTCGCCACAATCGAGAAACTGTGCAACTGCAGCGTATTTTAGAGGTAGAAACCAATTATGCAGAG ACCATCACCAAATGCAAAAGCGAGGTCCACGCCCTGCAGACTTTGATCCATAACGCCAGTGCCTGCCGTAACCGCAATGCAGCTAAGCTCAAGCCCATGGAGGCTAAGTTGGTGGAAATAGATAACACTCTCAAGGAAATGAAGCAAGTCAGCAAGGATCACGACCTAGAGGAGCGTGAGCAGCTCACCCGCAAGTTGGCCAAGGTTACTATCGATCTGGAGCAGAAGGACAAGAAGATAGAG CAATTGGAGAGGCATATTCAGTTGAGCCAGGCCTGGTACAATCGCCAGTTAGCCAGTCTAAACAGAAGTTAA
- the LOC138412029 gene encoding lebercilin-like protein isoform X2 — MVHSETMDVKEKELKKPASALKSHCGIDAASSKALEKQKGSKLSGKNKGTKTQGTAHSGVQMLPRNKPQQVSNTETRSKNQLRINKLLKWEANLKQQLIEVRKENRQLQTRHNRETVQLQRILEVETNYAETITKCKSEVHALQTLIHNASACRNRNAAKLKPMEAKLVEIDNTLKEMKQVSKDHDLEEREQLTRKLAKVTIDLEQKDKKIEQLERHIQLSQAWYNRQLASLNRS, encoded by the exons atggtg CACAGTGAAACCATGGATGTGAAAGAAAAGGAACTTAAGAAGCCTGCATCTGCTCTCAAGAGTCATTGTGGCATTGACGCTGCAAGCTCCAAGGCATTGGAAAAGCAGAAAGGATCAAAACTATCTGGAAAGAACAAAG GTACAAAAACCCAAGGAACTGCTCACAGCGGAGTCCAGATGTTGCCTCGGAACAAGCCCCAGCAGGTTTCAAACACAGAGACTCGGTCTAAAAACCAGCTTCGCATCAACAAGCTGCTAAAGTGGGAGGCGAATCTAAAGCAGCAGCTGATTGAGGTCCGGAAGGAGAACAGACAGCTGCAGACTCGCCACAATCGAGAAACTGTGCAACTGCAGCGTATTTTAGAGGTAGAAACCAATTATGCAGAG ACCATCACCAAATGCAAAAGCGAGGTCCACGCCCTGCAGACTTTGATCCATAACGCCAGTGCCTGCCGTAACCGCAATGCAGCTAAGCTCAAGCCCATGGAGGCTAAGTTGGTGGAAATAGATAACACTCTCAAGGAAATGAAGCAAGTCAGCAAGGATCACGACCTAGAGGAGCGTGAGCAGCTCACCCGCAAGTTGGCCAAGGTTACTATCGATCTGGAGCAGAAGGACAAGAAGATAGAG CAATTGGAGAGGCATATTCAGTTGAGCCAGGCCTGGTACAATCGCCAGTTAGCCAGTCTAAACAGAAGTTAA